The following proteins are encoded in a genomic region of Candida albicans SC5314 chromosome 4, complete sequence:
- a CDS encoding uncharacterized protein (Ortholog of C. dubliniensis CD36 : Cd36_44860, Candida tropicalis MYA-3404 : CTRG_04054 and Candida albicans WO-1 : CAWG_03295) — translation MKFATAFAILSGLLVAKANAATVSTTVNPSSLASALADAKVSVAASPSSSSADIKITGNGGVNLGNIDFSCNHHCHMAIKAVEDNCGGKDFDCISDLSDDQLWNHVKECNCINPFGLLDTNTLKTGVIKAGKANINIQASGSFSFGNTDSTSTTTSS, via the coding sequence ATGAAATTTGCTACTGCTTTCGCTATTTTATCCGGTTTATTAGTTGCTAAAGCCAATGCTGCAACTGTCTCCACCACAGTCAACCCTTCTTCCCTTGCTAGTGCTCTTGCTGATGCCAAAGTTTCTGTAGCTGCTTCTCCAAGTAGTAGCTCAGCCGATATTAAAATTACTGGTAATGGTGGTGTTAACTTAGgaaatattgatttcagTTGTAATCATCATTGTCACATGGCCATTAAAGCCGTCGAGGACAATTGCGGTGGTAAAGATTTTGATTGTATTAGTGATTTATCTGATGACCAATTATGGAACCACGTGAAGGAATGTAACTGTATCAATCCATTTGGTCTCCTTGACACCAACACCCTTAAAACTGGTGTTATTAAAGCTGGTAAAGCTAACATCAATATTCAAGCTAGTGGTTCCTTCAGTTTCGGTAATACCGATTCTACCCTGACCACCACTTCATCTTAA
- the EDC3 gene encoding Edc3p (Ortholog(s) have mRNA binding activity) — protein sequence MTEFLNYKVDLTLKDGTKSTGLISQVDSQQIRLSNAIQSIQPKQTIPYLDIKSSEIADLKVIQLPPDFKQQQKKKQKPRNGELIDDAIVFASKPGTPRVHTPKLKTQKPHAVSAGSEQPDWDTSSDVQDIKSSNEFDFQANLAMFDKKSVFADFQKRDHTNIGDRLVGHNKIENVNKLKKEKYDNDEMVLDQNRTDNWDNIGTATTSKTGTPVVNQNGYKDSQHQHLKLINANNLGNVALASPVQMLEIERLATDSFGITQAMMAEVCATNLSQLIMESILGGASRLSNKKNHNLPPLVLLLIGSARGGSRAFATGRHLTNHGVRVLAFMINTVEVDADLQQQWKLFESSGGKVVISNIIELLDIINNQLDTPVEIIIDALQGYDDHLEDTFYQDEDQATLRKLMKWCNEPQQQNKIMSLDIPSGVDGGSGTLSDDSLKLNCRWCISMGIPLSGIILAYKNGNMSLRDGDIVHYLVDVGIPNKVYSSKGNLRKFDKFWYCSEASIKLEVSEK from the coding sequence ATGACTGAATTTCTTAATTATAAAGTTGATTTAACATTAAAGGATGGAACAAAATCAACTGGTTTGATTTCACAGGTTGATAGTCAACAAATTAGACTTTCCAATGCAATTCAATCTATTCAACCAAAACAAACTATACCATATTTAGATATCAAGAGTTCTGAAATTGCTGATTTAAAAGTAATTCAATTACCTCCTGATtttaaacaacaacaaaaaaagaagcaaaaaccaagaaatggagaattgattgatgatgCCATAGTATTTGCATCAAAACCAGGGACACCTCGGGTCCATACTCcgaaattgaaaactcaAAAACCTCATGCTGTTTCCGCTGGTTCAGAACAACCAGATTGGGACACCTCTAGTGATGTTCAAGATATAAAAAGTtctaatgaatttgatttccaaGCTAATTTAGCCAtgtttgataaaaaatCTGTATTTGctgattttcaaaaacgTGATCACACCAACATTGGTGACAGATTAGTTGGACATAATAAGATTGAAAAtgtcaataaattgaaaaaagaaaaatatgataatgatgaaatgGTATTGGATCAAAATAGAACTGACAATTGGGATAATATTGGAACTGCAACCACCAGCAAAACGGGTACTCCAGTTGTTAATCAAAATGGATATAAAGATtcacaacatcaacatttgaaattaatcaatGCCAATAACTTAGGTAATGTTGCCTTGGCTTCACCTGTACAAATGttggaaattgaaagattaGCAACCGATTCTTTTGGAATAACTCAAGCAATGATGGCAGAAGTATGTGCCACCAACTTGAGTCAATTAATTATGGAATCGATATTAGGAGGAGCATCAAGATTAagtaacaaaaaaaatcacaACTTACCACCATTAGTGTTATTGCTTATTGGTAGTGCGAGAGGTGGTAGTCGAGCTTTTGCCACTGGTCGTCATTTAACCAACCATGGGGTTAGAGTATTGGCATTTATGATAAATActgttgaagttgatgcagatttacaacaacaatggaaattatttgaatcgTCAGGAGGGAAAGTAGTAATATCcaatataattgaattgttagatattattaacaatCAACTAGATACACCTGTGGAAATTATAATAGACGCGTTACAAGGGTACGACGATCATTTAGAAGATACATTCTATCAAGATGAAGATCAAGCCACTTTGaggaaattgatgaaatggTGTAATgaaccacaacaacaaaacaaaatcatgTCATTAGATATACCTTCAGGTGTTGATGGTGGGTCAGGTACTTTACTGGATGAttcattaaaattgaattgtagATGGTGTATTTCAATGGGGATACCATTATCAGGAATTATACTAGCCTATAAAAATGGGAACATGTCTTTGAGAGATGGTGATATTGTACATTATTTGGTTGATGTTGGTATACCCAATAAAGTTTATTCTAGTAAAGGAAACTTGcgtaaatttgataaattctGGTATTGCTCAGAAGCTAGTATTAAACTTGAAGTGTCTGAGAAATAG
- a CDS encoding CDP-diacylglycerol--inositol 3-phosphatidyltransferase (Ortholog(s) have CDP-diacylglycerol-inositol 3-phosphatidyltransferase activity, role in phosphatidylinositol biosynthetic process and Golgi apparatus, integral component of membrane, mitochondrial outer membrane localization) produces the protein MPSAKSSDLSPTKTNLESTTKQKVSVQDIFLYIPNLIGYLRIITAIISFLCMANHPVATLIFYGISGFLDAFDGYAARKFNQGTRFGAVLDMVTDRCATSSLIVYLGVLYPQYTVFWQILVSLDLSSHYMHMYAMLSAGSTSHKNVDETQSKLLSLYYNNRLVLFFVCLINELFYMAVYLHYYKFFWLGTVMLVASTPIWLFKQIANIIQLKNASLILARMDAHDHSKRD, from the coding sequence ATGCCATCCGCCAAATCGTCAGATCTTTCTCCTACGAAAACTAATCTTGAATCGACTACTAAACAAAAAGTTTCAGTtcaagatatttttttatacaTTCCTAATTTAATTGGATATTTAAGAATAATAACTGCCATTATATCATTTTTATGTATGGCTAATCATCCAGTGGCCACCTTAATTTTTTATGGAATTTCGGGATTTTTAGATGCATTTGATGGATATGCCGCTagaaaattcaatcaaGGTACTAGATTTGGTGCTGTATTAGATATGGTAACTGATCGATGTGCCACTAGTTCtttaattgtttatctTGGAGTGTTATATCCTCAATACACGGTATTTTGGCAAATACTAGTCAGTTTAGATTTATCATCTCATTATATGCATATGTATGCTATGTTATCAGCTGGTTCTACTTCACATAAAAATGTCGATGAAACTCAATcgaaattattatcattatattataataatcgattggtattattttttgtttgtcttataaatgaattgtttTATATGGCAGTTTATTTacattattataaatttttttggttagGTACAGTCATGCTAGTGGCAAGTACTCCAATTTGGttattcaaacaaattgCTAACATtatacaattgaaaaacgCATCATTAATATTGGCAAGAATGGATGCTCATGATCATAGTAAAAGAGATTAG
- a CDS encoding nucleocytoplasmic transporter (Ortholog(s) have RNA binding, nucleocytoplasmic transporter activity, structural constituent of nuclear pore activity), which yields MGMLELTGRVKMDNNFEYIFSYFSSVDGKKNIYIYNQIEAKTNNNNNNSIPKFCIMSFNFGSGSINTGNTNGNNWGSSSGFGRRASVSGPTATTTSTSTSTNTFGNTTGGGGGGGLFGNSNTNTTTTAAGSGLFGNSSNNAANSSGTLFGNSTNNASNAASTNLFGNSSSTSGGGTSNLFGNSNTNNNQTNTSGTTNLFGSTAKPAAATTSLFGNNAASTTSNLFGASNSNTNTTGGALGNAGGLFSNNNNNNTTLGSSSGGLFGNSGIANGGGLFGNSQQNNNLQAPSNQLTVNNNNPYSYSQVISNLQANTSNMPESITTSLFSGVGKESSDKKRRFSYLEKSETHKPKSSLLSKLGQTFKFIRNGNTSATFESLKGLFTSSDVLKPKEKRIMLSAAAAAAASSTPFVTPKAISRPSYKAVDARRVGSMKRLIIKSKPMKYHMIDVNKVFNTKRRKVIDNKVTADRLLTASYPSDDDSDDENNDDNEEVVSDKTFARYSYKTGNTFEESETKSTTRVVEKEPRTTKDEDKPTVELHDGYWSTPTIQQLSEMNVEQLSSLDNFIIGRVGCGQIAYDFPVDLSQIYFNAQEKGIPLEKELFGKVIELNPKVVLAYQNYPNKPQIGFGLNVPATITLEGIEPKANLSVADHINFLRQQIGMEFVTYDPITYVWVFKVKHFSIWGLIDEDNDSQKDWIVMKRKQDAQELEASLEYSQIYENEKYKQELKKQKLNEKTKVVPGGWEYVIPSSEEPLNIKRRLVSDEISQQLIKYQQQHNKTEELSAQVSDITIDSDHESTTPKLVTYMDQLANFIPPGVDLNEIIDEKVYEPTISNEVVFDSIQIRPNLPTSEDWLLQLELANQLTSALAPYVTEPKKKSDKLNIERVDDILFSDFNKNVLKVSTPTKKKLSVVDDIDESQDIYIDNISTIFHKLLSKIVIGHRGNEFPKIDKTTGFEFKDIITSHQEREEKDVTILCSALFDNLTINEPNPAISAALVDNTRKKLLGDWLKNYNSATVEKLLAEYKNDPLETTFIYMCSGDMIKAIETAIQTNNSHLSVVITLSDSNDVVVKSIAQNQLTNWKQRQTISSIPSAVVKVYQILAGDFQPILETLPWNLGLALKLFYGNYNDIKKLINEFSSSIPIGNPVGDVLHAYVNGIDLESVTSSSLNIKLKWLFCKVLADFNYDTITKEFGDYLSSIDYWKESTVVFAHLTNDNDTGDAITKLINSKISHIKSLTIDKEQYAIEVLKIPRMVIYKAVAIQKSQNGDFWGECEALIEVSLWEKAHITIVNELGPKTVISNSQNEKSQLQNVLFKFPENGLIISDWNKGAGIYGKYLIVLQNESDLSAIKFLLDNLPLTNIDSFHKTVALDIISKFIGNLIIENDQFNPTDRFKILNLPLGDVNKRFFELRLAESK from the coding sequence atgGGAATGTTGGAACTTACTGGTCGTGTGAAAAtggataataattttgagtACATCTTCTcttatttttcttcagttgatggaaaaaaaaatatatatatctacaatcaaattgaagcaaaaacaaacaacaacaacaataattcaATCCCTAAGTTCTGTATAATGTCCTTTAATTTTGGATCTGGATCAATCAATACAGGCAATACCAATGGAAACAATTGGGGGTCATCCTCAGGTTTTGGACGACGAGCTTCGGTTTCTGGTCCAACAGCAACgacaacatcaacatcaacatcaacaaatacTTTCGGAAATACaactggtggtggtggtggtggtggattATTTGGTAATCTGAACACTAATACAACGACAACAGCAGCAGGTTCAGGATTGTTTGGAAACTCGTCAAATAACGCAGCAAATTCTTCAGGGACACTTTTTGgcaattcaacaaataatgCCTCGAATGCAGCTAGTACCAACTTATTTGGTAATTCGTCTTCTACATCTGGCGGTGGTACTCTGAATTTATTTGGTAATTCCAACactaacaacaatcaaacaaaTACCAGTGGAACCACTAATTTATTTGGATCAACTGCAAAACCGGCAGCAGCAACCACAAGTTTATTTGGAAATAATGCTGCATCCACAACTTCAAATCTTTTCGGTGCATCTAATTCAAATACCAATACAACTGGGGGAGCATTGGGTAATGCCGGTGGGTTGTtcagtaataataataacaacaatacaaCATTGGgttcttcttctggtgGACTTTTTGGTAATTCTGGTATTGCCAATGGTGGTGGATTATTTGGGAATAGTCAAcagaataataatttacaagCTCCATCAAATCAACTTACTgtcaataataacaatccTTATAGTTATTCCCAAGTTATTTCTAATTTACAAGCAAATACTTCAAATATGCCAGAATCAATCACCACATCACTTTTTTCTGGAGTTGGCAAAGAATCATCagataaaaaaagaaggttTTCATATTTGGAGAAACTGGAAACTCATAAACCAAAGTCATCGCTATTGAGTAAATTGGGTCAAACATTCAAGTTTATTCGTAATGGGAATACATCAGCAACTTTTGAATCTTTAAAAGGATTATTCACTAGTAGTGATGTATTAAAACCAAAGGAAAAGAGAATCATGCTTTctgcagcagcagcagcagcagcatcATCAACCCCATTTGTTACCCCTAAAGCGATTTCTAGACCTTCATATAAAGCAGTTGATGCCAGACGAGTTGGGAGTATGAAAAGGTTGATCATCAAAAGTAAACCAATGAAATATCATATGATCGATGTGAATAAGGTTTTCAATacaaagagaagaaaagtAATTGACAACAAAGTTACTGCTGATAGATTATTGACAGCCAGCTATCCAAGTGATGACGATAGCGATGAcgaaaataatgatgacAATGAAGAAGTTGTTAGTGATAAGACATTTGCAAGGTACTCATACAAAACTGGTAACACTTTTGAAGAATCTGAAACTAAATCTACCACAAGAGTAGTTGAAAAAGAACCACGAACCACCAAAGACGAAGATAAACCAACAGTTGAACTTCATGATGGATATTGGTCTACTCCTActattcaacaattatcAGAAATGAATGTTGAACAACTCTCGAGTTTAGACAACTTTATTATTGGAAGAGTTGGTTGTGGTCAGATTGCCTATGATTTCCCTGTTGATTTGTCTCAAATATATTTCAATGCTCAAGAGAAAGGTATACCATTGGAAAAGGAACTTTTTGGTAAagttattgaattaaatcCAAAAGTGGTATTAGCATATCAGAATTATCCCAATAAGCCTCAAATAGGATTTGGATTGAATGTTCCAGCAACAATTACTCTTGAAGGTATTGAACCAAAGGCTAATTTGTCAGTGGCTGACcatataaattttttgagaCAACAAATAGGTATGGAGTTTGTGACATATGATCCAATAACTTATGTGTGGGTGTTTAAAGTTAAACATTTTAGTATTTGGggtttaattgatgaagacAATGATTCACAAAAGGATTGGATTGTcatgaaaagaaaacaagaTGCTCAAGAATTAGAAGCTTCATTAGAATATTCACAAATctatgaaaatgaaaaatataagcaggaattgaaaaaacaaaaattgaatgaaaaaacaaaagttGTTCCTGGTGGTTGGGAATATGTCATTCCGTCATCTGAGGAACCGTTGAATATTAAACGTAGATTAGTTTCCGATGAAATTAGtcaacaattgatcaaatatcaacaacaacataatAAGACAGAAGAACTTAGTGCCCAAGTAAGCGATATAACTATAGATTCCGATCACGAGTCAACAACCCCTAAATTAGTGACTTATATGGACCAATTGGCAAATTTTATTCCTCCAGGGgttgatttgaatgaaatcattgatgaaaaagtttatgaaccaacaatttctaatgaagttgtttttgattcaatacAAATTCGTCCAAACTTGCCAACATCAGAAGATTGGTTACttcaattggaattggCCAATCAATTGACATCTGCTTTAGCTCCTTATGTCACTGAACCTAAGAAAAAACTggataaattaaatattgaaagagttgatgatattttattttctgatttcaataaaaatgtTTTAAAAGTTTCCACaccaacaaagaaaaaattaagtgttgttgatgatataGATGAATCTCAAgatatttatattgataatatctCAACAATTTTCCATAAACTTTTATCGAAAATAGTTATTGGTCATCGAGGAAATGAGTTCCCTAAAATTGACAAAACTACTGGATTTGAATTCAAAGATATAATCACTAGTCATcaagaaagagaagaaaaagatgtCACTATTTTATGTTCTGCTTTGTTTGATAATCTAACTATAAATGAACCTAACCCTGCAATTAGTGCTGCCTTGGTGGACAATACTAGAAAGAAGTTATTAGGTGattggttgaaaaattataattcaGCAACAGTTGAGAAACTTTTGGCTGAATACAAGAATGATCCATTGGAGACAACATTCATTTATATGTGTTCTGGTGATATGATTAAAGCTATTGAAACGGCCatacaaacaaataatagtCATTTATCAGTAGTGATAACTTTATCTGATTCTAATGATGTTGTAGTGAAATCAATTgcacaaaatcaattgacaaATTGGAAACAACGTCAAACCATTCTGTCTATTCCTTCAGCTGTTGTTAaagtttatcaaatattggCTGGTGATTTCCAACCAATTCTTGAAACGTTACCTTGGAATCTTGGGTTAGCattaaaattgttttatgGTAATTATAATgatatcaaaaaattgattaatgaatttagTTCGCTGATACCTATAGGAAATCCCGTTGGTGATGTTTTACATGCATATGTCAATGGTATTGATTTGGAATCTGTCACTTCAAGTTCATTgaatatcaaattgaaatggCTATTCTGTAAAGTATTAGCAGATTTCAATTATGACACCATAACTAAAGAATTTGGTGATTATTTACtgtcaattgattattggaAGGAAAGTACTGTGGTATTTGCCCATTTaactaatgataatgatactGGTGATGCTATtacaaaattgataaattccaaaataCTGCACATAAAGAGTTTGacaattgataaagaaCAATATGCAATAGaagtattgaaaattcCAAGAATGGTTATATACAAGGCTGTTGCTATACAAAAGAGTCAAAATGGAGATTTCTGGGGTGAATGTGAAGCTTTAATAGAAGTTAGTTTATGGGAGAAAGCACATATCACTATAGTCAATGAATTAGGACCAAAGACAGTGATATCCAATTCTCAAAATGAGAAATctcaattacaaaatgtACTTTTCAAATTTCCTGAAAATGGATTAATTATATCTGATTGGAATAAAGGAGCTGGTATTTATGggaaatatttgattgttttgcAGAATGAAAGCGATTTATCagcaattaaatttttattggaTAATTTACCATTGACtaatattgattcatttCATAAAACAGTTGCATTAGATATTATTTCTAAATTTATTggtaatttaattattgaaaatgatcaatttaatCCTACAGATAGgtttaaaattttgaatttaccATTAGGAGATGTTAATAAAAGATTCTTTGAATTAAGATTAGCAGAATCTAAATAG